In one Novosphingopyxis iocasae genomic region, the following are encoded:
- a CDS encoding TadE/TadG family type IV pilus assembly protein, whose product MRVERFCTIAALWRSLNSFGFRQSRTVFAMRNKRARLVSTAFTRLLRDEGGNTLAMVAAGLVPLLAMVGGAVDMSRDYMVKTRLQQACDAGVLAGRKAVGNSTYGDAAKAQAARFFNANFPAGYQEGTQLSFTSSSANNGTTVDGVASVRVPNLVMFIFGMAHTDLSVTCTSALDVTNVDVTMVLDTTGSMDDPISDGLGGTTTKIAALRAAMKQFYATMKTASSGTTARARYSFVPYAQTVNVGKIVYATNPDWMDYTHSYQSREAQWRNETDTSKPPVGYTNPQTQNVDYYDTYSTGPYTTVSTFTSLSSSTCSSNVPNSGSWTNDGGTTSTNTVEYLSDGRRKTNALTNQSQKQEYVYTYSYSGFFYGTCSIKRATGYRVRHYGTVTYEDPVYPTKQVFTGWIYKKRKFDGVENQNLKNYLNGQTFVTQTGDNGADQSLVWAGCIEERDTINSGDVEYKNGAISPSGMKDLDIDGVPSSSEDGWRPYVPELTYFRTYTSYGNIYYNSADTSSEGLKAFASCPKPAQLLKPMTETEFASYADGLVASGGTYHDIGMLWGGRFSSSTGPFSATVNASPANGLYVGRHLIFMTDGIMQPGANQYNAYGVEIHDKRITSDGFSDQTLRHTQRFKAICESIKSKGVRVWVIAFSTALTDDLRNCASANSSFVSLNSQQLNDNFLKIAQSIGDLRIIK is encoded by the coding sequence ATGCGCGTTGAACGCTTCTGCACCATTGCCGCCCTATGGCGCTCACTGAACTCTTTCGGGTTCAGGCAATCGAGGACTGTATTCGCGATGCGAAACAAACGGGCGAGGCTGGTAAGCACCGCATTCACGCGGCTGTTACGCGATGAGGGTGGCAACACCCTCGCGATGGTCGCTGCCGGACTGGTCCCACTCCTCGCGATGGTCGGCGGAGCCGTCGACATGAGCCGCGACTACATGGTCAAAACAAGGTTACAACAGGCTTGCGACGCTGGTGTGCTCGCAGGGCGCAAAGCTGTAGGCAACAGTACGTACGGGGATGCTGCGAAAGCGCAGGCGGCGCGCTTCTTCAACGCCAACTTCCCCGCAGGCTATCAAGAGGGCACACAGCTCAGCTTCACGTCAAGTTCCGCGAACAACGGCACCACGGTGGACGGGGTGGCAAGCGTTCGCGTGCCCAATCTCGTCATGTTTATCTTCGGAATGGCCCACACTGATCTGAGTGTGACATGCACCTCGGCCCTCGATGTCACCAATGTGGATGTCACGATGGTGCTCGACACTACCGGCTCGATGGACGATCCCATCTCCGACGGGTTGGGCGGAACGACTACCAAAATTGCGGCGCTTCGCGCGGCGATGAAGCAATTTTACGCCACCATGAAGACCGCTTCGAGCGGTACGACCGCGCGTGCGCGCTACTCTTTCGTTCCTTATGCGCAGACCGTCAATGTCGGCAAAATCGTCTACGCGACCAACCCAGACTGGATGGACTACACGCACAGCTACCAAAGTCGCGAGGCGCAGTGGAGAAACGAAACTGACACCAGCAAGCCGCCGGTGGGATACACCAACCCCCAGACGCAGAATGTCGATTACTACGATACCTATTCGACCGGTCCGTACACGACGGTCTCGACTTTCACGTCGCTCAGTTCTTCGACCTGCTCATCCAACGTGCCGAATTCCGGTTCGTGGACAAACGATGGAGGGACAACGTCAACGAATACGGTAGAATACCTGTCTGACGGCAGGCGCAAGACCAACGCGCTCACCAATCAGTCGCAAAAGCAAGAATATGTATATACATATTCCTATTCCGGCTTTTTTTACGGGACCTGCTCGATCAAGCGCGCAACGGGTTACCGCGTGCGACATTACGGCACCGTGACTTACGAAGACCCGGTTTATCCGACCAAACAGGTATTCACCGGCTGGATCTACAAGAAGCGCAAATTCGATGGCGTCGAAAACCAGAACCTGAAGAATTATCTCAACGGCCAGACTTTCGTCACGCAAACTGGAGATAATGGCGCCGATCAAAGCCTTGTTTGGGCTGGCTGCATCGAAGAGCGCGACACGATCAACAGTGGTGACGTGGAATATAAGAACGGCGCGATCAGCCCGAGCGGCATGAAGGATCTCGACATCGATGGTGTGCCCAGCAGTTCGGAAGATGGCTGGCGCCCCTATGTCCCGGAACTGACCTATTTTCGCACCTACACATCCTATGGAAATATCTACTACAATTCAGCGGATACGAGTTCAGAAGGGCTCAAGGCTTTCGCCAGCTGCCCGAAGCCCGCTCAACTCCTGAAGCCGATGACGGAAACCGAATTTGCTTCCTATGCCGATGGGCTGGTTGCGAGCGGCGGTACCTATCACGACATAGGCATGCTGTGGGGCGGACGTTTCAGTTCATCGACGGGTCCGTTCAGCGCAACCGTGAACGCTTCGCCCGCAAACGGTCTTTACGTCGGACGCCACCTCATCTTCATGACCGATGGGATCATGCAGCCGGGCGCCAATCAGTATAATGCCTATGGCGTGGAAATTCATGACAAACGCATAACGTCCGACGGCTTCAGCGATCAGACATTGCGGCATACCCAGCGGTTCAAGGCCATTTGCGAATCGATCAAATCCAAAGGTGTTCGCGTCTGGGTCATCGCCTTTTCAACTGCCTTGACTGATGATTTGCGCAATTGCGCGAGCGCAAACAGCTCCTTCGTGTCGCTGAATTCTCAACAGCTCAATGATAACTTCTTGAAGATTGCCCAATCGATCGGCGATCTCAGGATCATCAAGTGA
- a CDS encoding squalene/phytoene synthase family protein has protein sequence MTPPVDTKPWEALALTAALPQDRELLDLLLELDRRLARIVDTSSEAMLGQIRLAWWRDVLQSDAPPKGEPLIARIQQAEARVAWAIKPAMQRMVDGWEARLLTPEEPEAFARERGEGLFTGFAGQDAPDGLKAAGRVWSLAEVGQTSADFDIAETRSWPRRLRPLSLLLLAARSEGRFAGLRLSWHGLTGR, from the coding sequence ATGACCCCACCCGTTGATACCAAACCCTGGGAAGCGCTCGCGCTGACCGCTGCCCTGCCGCAGGATAGGGAACTGCTCGATCTCTTGCTCGAGCTGGACCGAAGGCTCGCGCGCATCGTCGATACCAGCAGTGAGGCCATGCTCGGCCAAATTCGGCTCGCCTGGTGGCGCGACGTGCTACAATCTGATGCCCCGCCCAAGGGCGAGCCTTTGATTGCCCGAATCCAGCAAGCGGAGGCGCGGGTTGCCTGGGCGATCAAGCCGGCGATGCAACGCATGGTCGATGGCTGGGAAGCGCGTTTGCTTACGCCCGAAGAGCCGGAAGCTTTCGCGCGTGAGCGAGGTGAGGGGCTGTTTACCGGTTTTGCCGGGCAAGATGCGCCCGATGGCTTGAAGGCGGCAGGCCGGGTCTGGTCACTTGCCGAGGTGGGTCAGACGAGCGCCGATTTCGATATAGCCGAGACGCGCTCCTGGCCCCGCCGGCTTCGCCCGCTGTCGCTCCTTCTGCTCGCCGCACGATCGGAAGGTCGGTTCGCAGGGCTGCGGCTCAGCTGGCACGGGTTGACGGGACGTTAA
- a CDS encoding EF-hand domain-containing protein: MSRFIAGILGTLLLLGAGLLWWQGRAQDEKPVTGPPPPLEAASTGLPDAGNIGDARGPAPPVPPEAPKLSREEVRFNRYDRDRDELISRNELMGSRTAAFRKLDTDGNNLLTFEEWAVATGERFRGADADRNGLLTRQEFATTAPKRKAKARCRC, from the coding sequence ATGAGCCGTTTCATTGCGGGCATTCTGGGAACATTGCTGCTGCTCGGCGCAGGTCTGCTTTGGTGGCAGGGCCGCGCTCAGGACGAAAAGCCGGTAACCGGCCCGCCCCCGCCGCTCGAAGCCGCGTCGACCGGCCTGCCCGATGCCGGTAACATCGGCGACGCGCGCGGTCCTGCGCCTCCCGTTCCCCCGGAAGCGCCCAAGCTGTCACGGGAAGAGGTGCGTTTCAACCGCTACGACCGGGACCGGGATGAGCTCATCAGCCGAAACGAGTTGATGGGAAGTCGTACCGCCGCCTTCCGCAAGCTCGATACCGACGGCAACAACCTGCTGACGTTCGAGGAATGGGCGGTTGCCACTGGTGAACGATTCAGAGGTGCGGACGCAGACCGCAATGGCCTCCTGACGCGTCAGGAGTTCGCCACCACGGCGCCCAAGCGCAAAGCTAAAGCGAGGTGTCGCTGTTAG
- the trmFO gene encoding methylenetetrahydrofolate--tRNA-(uracil(54)-C(5))-methyltransferase (FADH(2)-oxidizing) TrmFO — protein MEHQVHIIGGGLAGSEAAWQLAEAGVKVRLSEMRGGGDMTPAHQTEGLAELVCSNSFRSDDDTANAVGLLHHEMRGLGSLIMRAAEEAKVPAGSALAVDRDIFSDHVSKALESHANIEVVRERIDRLPSEGLTIVATGPLTATGLAEDILARSGQDSLAFFDAIAPIVYHESIDFDVAWYQSRWDKVGPDGDGKDYINCPLDKAQYDAFVQGLIDGEKAEFRDWEKDTPYFEGCMPIEVMAERGPETLRFGPMKPVGLTDPRTGRWAHAVVQLRQDNRLGTIWNMVGFQTKLKYGAQVELFRTIPGLEKAEFARLGGLHRNTFIHSPSVLDHQLRLKAAPHIRFAGQITGCEGYVESSAVGLACGLMTAAEIRGHSFTPPPPTTALGALLGHITGDAERKDYQPMNVNFGLFPMPEGKVKKKERKLFYTERAKRDMAEWMRPVVAA, from the coding sequence ATGGAACATCAGGTGCACATCATCGGCGGCGGGCTCGCCGGATCGGAAGCGGCGTGGCAATTGGCGGAGGCCGGCGTCAAGGTGCGCTTGTCCGAAATGCGCGGAGGCGGCGACATGACGCCCGCGCATCAGACCGAAGGCCTTGCCGAACTGGTCTGCTCGAACAGCTTCCGCTCGGACGACGATACCGCCAACGCAGTCGGCCTGCTCCACCATGAGATGCGGGGCCTCGGCTCGTTGATCATGCGCGCGGCCGAAGAGGCGAAAGTCCCTGCCGGATCGGCGCTGGCCGTGGACCGCGACATTTTCTCCGATCATGTCTCCAAGGCGCTCGAATCTCACGCGAATATTGAAGTCGTTCGCGAGCGGATCGACCGTCTGCCGAGCGAAGGCCTCACCATCGTGGCCACTGGCCCGTTGACCGCCACGGGCCTGGCCGAAGACATCCTTGCGCGCAGCGGGCAGGACAGCCTGGCCTTTTTCGACGCCATTGCGCCGATCGTCTATCATGAGAGCATCGATTTCGACGTCGCTTGGTACCAAAGCCGTTGGGACAAGGTCGGTCCGGACGGGGACGGCAAGGACTATATCAATTGCCCACTCGACAAGGCTCAATATGACGCCTTCGTCCAAGGCCTGATCGACGGCGAGAAGGCCGAATTTCGCGACTGGGAAAAGGACACGCCCTATTTCGAGGGCTGTATGCCGATCGAGGTGATGGCGGAGCGCGGGCCGGAAACGCTGCGCTTCGGGCCGATGAAACCCGTGGGCCTCACCGATCCGCGTACCGGGCGCTGGGCCCATGCCGTGGTGCAGCTGCGCCAGGACAACCGCCTCGGCACGATCTGGAACATGGTCGGCTTCCAGACCAAGCTGAAATATGGCGCGCAGGTGGAGCTGTTCCGCACCATTCCGGGGCTTGAGAAGGCAGAATTTGCGCGGCTCGGCGGCCTGCACCGCAATACCTTCATCCACTCCCCCTCGGTGCTCGATCATCAGCTGCGCCTGAAGGCCGCGCCGCATATCCGGTTTGCGGGGCAGATCACGGGCTGCGAAGGCTATGTCGAAAGCAGCGCGGTCGGCCTCGCCTGCGGGCTGATGACGGCCGCCGAGATCCGCGGCCACAGCTTCACGCCGCCCCCGCCGACCACGGCGCTGGGTGCGCTGCTCGGCCACATAACCGGCGATGCCGAGCGCAAGGACTATCAGCCGATGAACGTCAATTTCGGCCTCTTCCCCATGCCCGAAGGCAAGGTGAAGAAGAAGGAGCGCAAGCTGTTCTATACCGAGCGGGCCAAGCGCGACATGGCCGAATGGATGCGTCCCGTCGTGGCGGCCTGA
- a CDS encoding NAD(P)H-hydrate dehydratase translates to MFEARFAEDGTVLPPRTTPPANDGHKYDRGHAFILSGPRHATGAVRLAAMACLRAGAGLVTVVGEAAALDEHAAHLTAIMLREDDGENAFIDDRTGALALGPGLGVGAQTREKVLDWLGRGFPMVLDADALTSFAEEPDSLFAALREEVVLTPHAGEFGRLFPDIDLGDRAAAVRGAAARSGATVLLKGAETHIATPSGRHGVNRHATPWLATAGAGDVLTGTIAGLLCQHDDAFEAAAMATWLHGDAGQRGGAGLIADDLPFLLARSLQALCEAEA, encoded by the coding sequence ATGTTCGAAGCCCGGTTCGCCGAAGATGGAACGGTGTTGCCGCCGCGGACGACGCCGCCCGCGAATGACGGCCACAAATATGATCGTGGCCATGCCTTCATCCTGTCGGGGCCGCGCCATGCCACCGGGGCCGTGCGCCTTGCCGCCATGGCATGCCTGCGCGCGGGCGCCGGACTGGTGACAGTGGTGGGCGAGGCGGCGGCGCTCGACGAACATGCTGCCCACCTGACGGCGATCATGCTGCGCGAAGACGATGGGGAGAACGCGTTCATCGACGACCGTACCGGCGCGCTCGCCCTGGGGCCAGGTCTCGGTGTCGGCGCACAGACGCGGGAGAAGGTGCTAGACTGGCTGGGGCGGGGCTTTCCGATGGTGCTCGATGCCGATGCCTTGACGTCATTTGCGGAGGAACCAGACAGCCTGTTCGCGGCCCTGCGCGAGGAAGTGGTCCTGACGCCCCATGCCGGCGAGTTTGGGCGTCTCTTTCCTGATATCGATCTGGGCGATCGCGCTGCCGCGGTACGCGGCGCGGCTGCGCGCAGCGGCGCAACCGTGCTGCTGAAGGGCGCCGAGACCCATATCGCGACGCCGAGCGGCCGCCATGGCGTCAACCGGCATGCGACGCCCTGGCTCGCCACGGCAGGGGCGGGAGATGTGCTGACGGGGACGATAGCCGGGCTACTCTGCCAGCATGATGACGCGTTCGAGGCGGCGGCTATGGCGACATGGCTGCACGGCGATGCCGGGCAGCGGGGAGGCGCCGGACTGATCGCGGACGACTTGCCGTTCCTGCTCGCGCGAAGCCTGCAGGCGCTTTGCGAGGCCGAAGCGTGA
- a CDS encoding lysoplasmalogenase family protein, translated as MKDHDLAHARPWLLASLFFGISYVFVEQTAMLGGLSILWKGAGVALLLPYALRWRAVRMRALIGLMLGFYAGGDVVLEFDLVNGAFLFVCGHIAAIIYFWLNRRTAPTPSQRLLAIVIPFAALTIGWFLAPTLGDEAGLLVYVGFVSLMAGTAWYSRFPRYRTGIGALLFLASDLFLLAREGGLLADAIAAWLVWPLYYVGVFMMTTGIVQRSRATAIDGEREAAL; from the coding sequence GTGAAAGATCACGATCTCGCCCACGCGCGGCCATGGCTGCTCGCCAGCCTGTTCTTCGGCATCAGCTATGTCTTCGTGGAGCAGACCGCGATGCTGGGCGGTCTGTCCATCCTCTGGAAAGGAGCGGGCGTCGCACTCCTCCTTCCTTATGCATTACGCTGGCGCGCAGTGCGCATGCGCGCGCTGATTGGCCTGATGCTGGGCTTCTATGCCGGTGGAGATGTGGTGCTGGAGTTCGATCTGGTGAACGGCGCATTCCTGTTCGTCTGCGGGCATATCGCCGCGATCATCTATTTCTGGCTCAACCGCCGCACCGCGCCGACGCCGAGCCAGCGATTACTGGCCATCGTCATCCCGTTTGCGGCGCTCACCATCGGCTGGTTCCTCGCGCCGACGCTCGGCGATGAAGCGGGGCTCCTCGTCTATGTTGGTTTCGTCTCGCTGATGGCGGGCACCGCCTGGTACAGCCGCTTTCCGCGCTACCGCACCGGCATCGGCGCGTTGCTTTTCCTGGCATCCGACCTGTTTCTGCTCGCCCGCGAAGGCGGCCTATTGGCGGATGCCATCGCCGCGTGGTTGGTATGGCCGCTTTACTATGTCGGTGTGTTCATGATGACGACAGGCATCGTCCAGCGCTCGCGCGCAACCGCGATTGACGGGGAGCGAGAGGCGGCGTTATAA
- a CDS encoding AbrB/MazE/SpoVT family DNA-binding domain-containing protein codes for MKLIRVGNSTGVIIPKDVLTRLRVEQGDELYLTEQPDGKFALSGYDASFAEAMEKAEAIMREDRDILRVLAK; via the coding sequence TTGAAACTCATCAGGGTCGGAAACAGTACCGGAGTCATCATCCCGAAAGATGTGCTGACTCGGTTGCGGGTCGAGCAGGGCGACGAACTTTATCTGACGGAACAACCCGACGGAAAGTTTGCGCTGTCGGGCTATGACGCCAGTTTCGCGGAAGCGATGGAGAAGGCCGAGGCGATTATGCGGGAGGATCGCGACATCCTCCGCGTGCTTGCAAAATGA
- a CDS encoding type II toxin-antitoxin system death-on-curing family toxin, which translates to MTEWRWVDRAVLEAVHDRQLAEHGGGEGLRDEGGSESAIARAVNRALYENPTAAELAAAYAFGIARNHPFVDGNKRTAWVAARLFLALNGISLNFDKADATLMVQRLAAGELGEDEVTAWFAGHID; encoded by the coding sequence ATGACGGAATGGCGCTGGGTCGATCGCGCCGTTCTCGAAGCGGTTCACGATCGCCAGTTGGCGGAACATGGTGGCGGCGAGGGATTGCGCGACGAGGGCGGTTCGGAGTCTGCCATCGCTCGCGCGGTGAACCGCGCCCTTTACGAAAATCCCACCGCTGCGGAATTAGCCGCGGCTTATGCGTTCGGTATCGCCCGTAACCATCCTTTTGTGGACGGCAACAAACGGACAGCCTGGGTCGCGGCCCGACTGTTTCTGGCGCTGAATGGCATCAGCCTGAATTTCGATAAGGCGGATGCCACCCTCATGGTGCAGCGGCTCGCCGCCGGCGAACTGGGCGAGGACGAGGTCACCGCCTGGTTCGCCGGGCATATCGACTAG